A stretch of the Teretinema zuelzerae genome encodes the following:
- a CDS encoding (2Fe-2S) ferredoxin domain-containing protein, producing the protein MQKPSHHIFVCGSFRMNGTPQGVCAKAGSMQLMQYLEGELADRGMADVLVSSTGCLKVCDRGPALVVYPENWWYGRIDSEEAIDAVIDSIESGAPADEYVIA; encoded by the coding sequence ATGCAAAAACCATCGCACCACATTTTCGTATGCGGATCGTTCCGGATGAACGGCACGCCCCAGGGAGTCTGCGCCAAGGCAGGCTCGATGCAGCTCATGCAGTACCTCGAAGGAGAACTCGCCGACCGCGGCATGGCCGACGTGCTCGTCTCCTCCACCGGATGCCTGAAAGTATGCGACCGCGGACCCGCCCTCGTCGTATATCCCGAAAACTGGTGGTACGGCCGCATCGACAGCGAAGAAGCGATCGACGCGGTCATCGATTCGATCGAAAGCGGCGCGCCCGCGGACGAATACGTCATAGCCTGA